The nucleotide window TCTGCACGCCATCTTTTACCTGGGGCAGGAGGGCGTTGCTGCGGCCCGGTATCTCGTCCATTACGAGGATGGCAGCCGCGAGGAAATCCCCATCCTTCATGACAGGAGCATCGGCACCTGGACGGGGGGCACCGGGGGAGGCCAGGGCGAGTTGTTTCGGGTATGGGCGGGAACCGGCGAGCCGACTCCGGCGCGGCGCACAGACGGGAACCTGTACCGGTTTGCGTGGGAGAATCCCAGACCCGGGCTGCGAATCGAATCGGTTGACTTCGAGTCTCCGACCGTTTCCGCCGGGGCGGGCACACAAGCCATCCTGCTGGCGGCCATCACGGCACAGGCTGAGCCGACGCCGCAGATCACCCGTCAACCGTTCCGACAAACCGTCCGGTTAGGTGAACCCGCCGTTTTCGAGGTGGAAGCGCACAGCGAGGTCGGACTGGCGTATCAATGGCAGTTCAACGGCAACGACCTGCCCGGGGCGACCAACGCCATGCTTTCCATTCCGCAGGCCCGTCGGGAATTGGCGGGAGCCTATACGGTGAAAGTGAGGAACCTGGTGCCCGAATCCGTGCGGGTCCTCACCAGCGAGCCGGCCGCGTTGGCGATTCGGGATGACAGCCTCATTTTTGGCCTCCTTCGGCGCGAGATGTTCACCAACCTGCCGGGGAACAAGCTTCCAGCCCTGACCAATTCCGTCCGGTTCCCGCTTCAACCGGATTCCGTGGATTTCGTTCCCCACTTCGAAGCGCCTGCCGACATCATGAACCACTACGGCGTCCGACTGACCGGCATTCTGGTGCCGCCGAGGACGGGGGAATATCGGTTCTATCTCTGCTCCGACGACGAAGGGGCGTTGTACCTGAGCAGCGACGAGTCTCCCGTTCCCATGCGCCTGATCGCCCGCGAACCCGATTGGAGTCTGAACCGGGCATGGACGGTCCGGCACCAGCGTCCGAACGAGGAGAACGTTTCCCCACCGATCCAGCTCGAAGCCGGTCGGCGTTATTATGTCGAGGCCCGGATGAAGGAAGCCGAGGGTGGAGACAATCTGGCCGTGGCCTGGCAGATGCCGGGGGAGCCACCGCCCAGGAATGGTTCGCCGCCAATCTCCGGCCGATACCTCGCCGTGCCGGACGATTGGGTGGCGGCTGCCGAATGATGTTGCTGACGGGGAGGTTTCCACGTGGGGCCAGTGTTGACGGTGTTATGGGTTCCCGGCCGGGCCAGGCAACAGGTCCCTCCGGGACGCTTCCTGGATCATCGCTTCGAACACCTCGATCGGGCGGGGGCCAACCAGTCTCCGATGCACGAAACCCTCCTTGTCCACAATGACCGTGGTGGGAAGTTCCCCGCCGTTGTACCGGCTTCCAACCTCGTTTCGCGCATCGATGAGAACCGGGTAGTTGATTCCGCGCCGGCGCACGGTCATCTCGACGTTGCGGCGGATCTCCTTGAGCGGGGGAGTGGCTTCATCGCCGTGATCACGGGGCCCGTCGGCGTCGTGCTGGCCGCCGGCTCCATGCCCCCCCGCGTGGCCGTGGCCGCCGGCCAGGCTGTCCTGGGAAACGCCCAGGATCACCAGGTCAGCCCCATGGCGCCTGCGGAGTTCGATCAAAGCCGGCAGTTCGCCAACGCACGCGGTGCACCAGGTCGTCCAAAAATTGATCAAGACCACCCTTCCGCGCTGGTCGGAGAGCCGCCAGGCCGTTCCCTCCAGGTCCTTCAGTACAAAGTCCGGCGAAGGTATCCGCCTGCGAGCCGACCCTGCCAGGTCGGGTACCGTCGCGGGTTGCTCCGATGATGGCTGCGGCTGGCTTCGCACCCATTCTCTGGCGAGGGCCGCCGATGCCCGGACCTTCTCATGGCTTTCGGATCTGAACTCCCTCAGGCCGCTCTTCTCGTTCACCACCGGGATGGCGTCGGACAACCGGATGCCTCCCAGCAGCAGGAGGCGGCGCGACCCTGCGGGACCACCCCAGCCGATGGATCGGGCTCCGCCGGGACTTCCTGACCTGTCACATGGGCAACTCATAGGGAACCTCCGTTTCGGGGTCGGGCCGGGGAATTCCCGACCTGGACGGCCTTCCCGGGCAGGCCAGCATGATGCCGTCGCCATTCCATGCCTGTACGAGGGCGAAATCGCGAGCGTATTCCGGCATGGATCAGGCCCGCTGCCACGCGAGCCACCGGGTGAAGACCTTCTTCACCAGCGGGGTGAGGCGGGTGCGGCCATGGAGGTCCCCCAGGCGACGGATCGCCTCGGCTTGAGTGGGGTAGGGATGGATCGTGGCTCCAAGGGTCTTCAAACCGAGTCCTCCCTTCATGGCAAGGGTCAGTTCGGAGATCAGGTCCCCCGCATGCGCAGCGACCACGGTGGCGCCAAGGATCCGGCCCGTCCCGCGGCGCACCAGGACCCTGACAATTCCCTCCGCCTCGCCGTCGAGCAGGGCCCGATCCACCCGGCTCAATTCCTGGGTAAAAGGTGTCCACCTCGATGCCCTGCTGTTTCGCGTCGTTCTCGTACAGGCCCACGTGAGCGATCTCAGGGGATGTGTAGGTGCACCAATGAATCAGCAGCCCGCTCACCCGTGCGCGTCCCTTGAACAGGGCGTTCTGGATCACGATCCTGGCCATGAAATCGGCGGCGTGGGTGAACTGGTAGGGCGAACAGATGTCGCCGCACGCGAAGACGCGGGGGTTGCTGGTCCGCAGCCGGTCGTCCACCTTGACCCCCTTTCGATCGTGGACAATCCCTGCGGTCTCCAACCCCAGGCCCTCGAGGTTGGGCGCCCGACCCACCGCCACAAGAATGCGGTCCACGACCAGATCCTGGCTGGATCCCTTGCAGTCCAATTGCAGCCGGACCCCTTCCGGCACCTTGGACAGCGTGAGGTTCCTGCCATCGGCCAGAATCCGGACCCCATCCCTCGCCAGGGCGGCCTGAACCACCTGCGCCGCGTCACGGTCCTCCCGTGGCAGGATGCCGGGGGCGGATTCGATCAGGAAGACCTCCGAGCCGAACCGGGCGAAGGTCTGCGCCATTTCGCAGCCGAGCGGACCGGCCCCGATGATTCCGAATCGCTTCGGCAGTTCGGTGAGCGAGAAGAGGGTTTCGTTGGTCAGGTAGGGCACTGCGGCCAGGCCGGGGATGGGCGGGGCTGCTGCTCGCGCCCCGGTCGCGACGACCGCCTTCGAGAATCGCAGGGTCTGTCCCGCCACCTCCACCGAGTCCCGACCCGCAAAGCGCCCCGCGCCCAGGAATACGTCCACCCCCAAGTCACGGAACCGCGTGGCCGAATCATGGGGGCTGATGTCCGCCCGGAGACGCCGCATGCGCTCCATCACCGCCCCAAAATCGACCTGCACGTCGCCCCCGGTCCGAACCCCGAAATCGGCCCCCTCCCGGACACTGGCGGCGGCCCGGGCGGCGCGGATCATCGCTTTGGAAGGCACACATCCCACATTCAGGCAATCGCCCCCGAGAAGTTGCCTCTCGACCAGGGCAACCCTGGCCCCGAGACCCGCGGCGCCGGCAGCCGTGACGAGACCGGCGGTGCAGCCGCCAATCACCACCAGGTTATACCGCGGCGCCGGTTCCGGGTTCAACCAGCCCGCCGGACGGGTGTTGGCGCGGAGTCGTTGGTTGTGCTCGTCCCAAGGCTCGAGAGCCTCCAAGAACGGACCCGGGGTCAGATCTGTGAATTTGACAAATCAAGTCTCGGCGCCTGAACGGGAGCCGAATGTCAAATTCAGAGATGTGACCCCTGGGATTGCACCAGCCCTTACTCACTGCTCTCCAGCTTTCCAAGCGTCTTCAGCGCGGTCGTGAGGCGTGGGTCCGCACGCGGGTCCGAACCCACTCCGATGATGGACGATGGATACGCCCGCTCGATGATCAGCGTGTCTGGCGGTTGATTCGCTCCGAACATGGGCCGGTCCACGAGAATGACGGGCACCGCCACAGACGCGGACGAGTAGATGGTCATGAATGCGCCCATGTAGATTCGTTCGCCGCCTGCCACAACGACGAACGGCACGCCTGTCCCAGGCAGTTTTGGGATCCTGTCCAGCACTC belongs to Verrucomicrobiia bacterium and includes:
- a CDS encoding TlpA family protein disulfide reductase, with amino-acid sequence MSCPCDRSGSPGGARSIGWGGPAGSRRLLLLGGIRLSDAIPVVNEKSGLREFRSESHEKVRASAALAREWVRSQPQPSSEQPATVPDLAGSARRRIPSPDFVLKDLEGTAWRLSDQRGRVVLINFWTTWCTACVGELPALIELRRRHGADLVILGVSQDSLAGGHGHAGGHGAGGQHDADGPRDHGDEATPPLKEIRRNVEMTVRRRGINYPVLIDARNEVGSRYNGGELPTTVIVDKEGFVHRRLVGPRPIEVFEAMIQEASRRDLLPGPAGNP